A portion of the Adhaeribacter radiodurans genome contains these proteins:
- a CDS encoding dihydrodipicolinate synthase family protein, with the protein MATNTLKSEIKALLHEGTVIPAHPLALNAARQLDEQRQRGLTRYYMAAGAGGIAVGVHSTQFEIRDPEVNLYETVLKLAAEEIAEAQLTRPFIKVAGIVGPTAQATEEAEIAVKYGYDLGLLSMGGLQNWTEDEILDRVKAVADVIPIFGFYLQPSVGGRIFTYDFWYKFAQIPNVQAIKVAAFNRYQTLDVVRAVCYSPRRDEIALYTGNDDNIIADLLTTYRFEVDGIIRQKEFVGGLLGHWAVWTKKAVELLTAVKNVKQAGDASIFSELLTRNIEVTDMNAAIFDPAHGFHGCIPGIHEVLRRQGLLEGRWCLNPEEELSPGQMEEINRVCAAYPHLVDDAFVRDLLEREMLAK; encoded by the coding sequence ATGGCAACTAACACCTTAAAATCCGAAATTAAAGCTTTATTGCACGAAGGTACTGTAATTCCCGCGCACCCTTTGGCCTTAAATGCAGCCCGCCAATTAGATGAGCAGCGCCAGCGCGGCTTAACCCGTTACTATATGGCTGCTGGTGCCGGTGGAATAGCCGTTGGCGTTCATTCAACCCAATTTGAAATAAGGGACCCGGAAGTTAATTTGTATGAAACCGTATTAAAACTAGCCGCCGAAGAAATAGCAGAGGCGCAATTAACTCGTCCGTTTATAAAAGTAGCCGGTATTGTGGGCCCGACCGCGCAAGCTACGGAAGAAGCCGAAATAGCAGTAAAATACGGTTATGATTTGGGTTTATTAAGCATGGGCGGCTTACAAAACTGGACCGAAGATGAGATATTGGATCGGGTAAAAGCCGTAGCTGATGTTATTCCTATTTTTGGCTTTTACCTGCAGCCCAGCGTAGGTGGCCGCATCTTTACTTATGATTTCTGGTATAAGTTTGCGCAGATACCCAATGTACAAGCTATTAAAGTGGCTGCTTTTAACCGCTACCAAACCTTAGATGTTGTGCGGGCGGTTTGCTATTCTCCCCGTCGGGATGAAATTGCGTTATATACAGGTAACGATGATAATATTATTGCCGATTTACTAACAACTTATAGATTTGAAGTTGACGGAATTATAAGACAAAAGGAATTTGTCGGTGGTTTGTTGGGCCACTGGGCCGTTTGGACGAAGAAAGCAGTTGAACTATTAACTGCAGTTAAAAATGTAAAACAGGCAGGAGACGCCTCTATTTTTTCAGAATTGCTGACCCGCAATATCGAAGTTACGGATATGAACGCCGCTATTTTTGATCCGGCTCATGGTTTTCATGGCTGTATTCCGGGCATTCACGAGGTACTGCGCCGCCAAGGTTTACTAGAAGGACGTTGGTGCCTCAATCCAGAAGAGGAATTATCACCCGGGCAAATGGAGGAAATTAACCGCGTGTGCGCTGCTTATCCGCATCTGGTGGATGATGCTTTTGTGCGGGATCTCTTGGAAAGAGAAATGCTCGCAAAATAA
- a CDS encoding glucosamine-6-phosphate deaminase translates to MNNESIIDALKVDISATRSELGFKAAKMVASKIIELLSQQQLVNIIFAAAPSQNEFLEELSKNDAIAWERINAFHMDEYVGLQEDAPQRFGNFLKIRLFGKVPFRSVNYLNGLAENIQEECARYTALLESNPTDIVCMGIGENAHIAFNDPHVADFNDPHLVKIVDLDEACRQQQVNDGCFTTLNEVPTYALTLTVPALMRAKYAFCIVPGPTKAQAIHNTLQSDIQELYPSTILRKHPEAILFIDKESSGLL, encoded by the coding sequence ATGAATAACGAAAGCATAATTGATGCCTTGAAAGTGGATATTTCCGCTACACGTAGTGAGTTGGGTTTTAAAGCAGCAAAAATGGTGGCAAGCAAAATAATAGAATTATTGAGCCAACAGCAACTCGTGAACATCATTTTTGCCGCAGCTCCTTCTCAGAATGAATTTCTGGAAGAGCTATCTAAAAATGATGCAATTGCCTGGGAACGTATCAATGCCTTTCATATGGATGAATATGTTGGCCTGCAGGAAGATGCGCCACAACGTTTTGGTAATTTTTTAAAAATTCGTTTATTCGGTAAAGTACCATTCCGTTCTGTAAATTACCTGAATGGATTAGCCGAAAATATACAAGAAGAGTGCGCCCGATATACTGCCTTATTAGAATCTAATCCGACGGATATTGTATGCATGGGTATCGGCGAAAATGCACATATTGCCTTTAACGATCCGCACGTGGCCGATTTTAACGATCCGCATTTGGTAAAAATAGTGGATTTAGACGAAGCTTGCCGGCAGCAACAAGTAAACGATGGTTGCTTTACTACGTTAAATGAAGTACCAACTTATGCTTTAACTTTAACGGTGCCCGCTTTAATGCGTGCCAAATACGCATTTTGTATAGTTCCTGGACCAACTAAAGCTCAGGCCATTCACAATACGCTGCAAAGTGACATTCAGGAATTATACCCGTCAACAATTCTGCGAAAACACCCGGAAGCTATTTTATTTATTGATAAAGAAAGTAGCGGATTATTATAG
- a CDS encoding beta-N-acetylhexosaminidase — MLLNRNRNIWFTLFCAVILLSYNGQRAFAAIDKNIGSVVQVNDSLSFISPLRLRGFSLLPAPQQVELGAKNIVVDGSWSVDSKVSIEDIAVRRLLEGASELHGLNFAKKGGKKITLAVKPGTVKATSDPALNDQGYLLGITADKIEITGNSPTGLFYGVQSLLQLLRRDPAGRLIAPEAVIRDWPAVQLRFVHWDTKHHQKRMETMKRLIDWHAFFKVNMVALEIEDKYEFPRHPIIGAPGAYTKAELQELTRYALERHIQIVPNIQAPAHMAHVLKHKEFEHLKAEPESNYQACMCDDEAINLIFDMYQDMIDATPGVDYFLASTDEVYYAGICAKCKRPYNPENRSLAWAEFAVKAHDWLAKRNRRMIAWVEYPLLPQDISRLPSDIINGIMGEDKEFLDNQRKIGMRQLAYSSIQGGEPLFSDYSRYPAYVSTVRNGIKAGANPIGSFAAAWDDSGLHEEVFHLGWATITQYAWNPYGPAYEQTMADFLDVFYGANSPDIASAYKLLNEGAQFFRRGWDEVTSTERPSSYGNSFGKGIGTERMDDFLRLPEIPLDKNLKSNTKYTTDHSKIIAQAEELEVKNDELINKLARYMTQIDRNRYSLEVYLSIAYLERYFIKTVLAFRDAERTFERAQAASAAGKHEEAVGFLIEASNKIGALDNWSKGMWENVTEVWEKSRYEKNPDINGRKFVHVQDDVKDHFADRRKGLDYMIAPFQRTNLPGWQNKLNERIKQYAAANKVPVKGLAEKRLED, encoded by the coding sequence ATGCTCCTAAACCGAAATAGAAACATTTGGTTCACGTTGTTTTGTGCTGTTATTCTTCTGTCTTATAATGGACAGCGTGCGTTTGCCGCAATAGATAAAAACATAGGCTCAGTTGTGCAGGTTAATGATTCTTTGAGTTTTATTTCTCCACTACGTCTCCGGGGTTTTAGCCTTCTGCCAGCACCGCAACAAGTAGAATTGGGCGCTAAGAATATTGTGGTTGACGGGTCATGGTCGGTAGATTCAAAAGTAAGCATAGAGGATATTGCTGTTCGAAGACTGCTTGAAGGCGCGTCGGAGCTTCATGGATTAAATTTCGCGAAAAAAGGAGGGAAAAAGATTACACTTGCCGTCAAACCCGGAACAGTAAAGGCTACCAGTGATCCGGCGCTCAACGATCAGGGTTATTTGTTGGGGATTACCGCTGATAAGATCGAAATTACCGGTAACAGCCCAACCGGGCTTTTTTACGGGGTTCAAAGTTTGCTACAGTTACTCCGGCGGGACCCCGCCGGGCGGCTCATTGCTCCGGAAGCGGTAATTCGCGACTGGCCGGCGGTGCAATTGCGGTTTGTGCATTGGGATACGAAACACCATCAGAAACGCATGGAAACCATGAAGCGCCTGATCGATTGGCACGCCTTCTTTAAAGTAAACATGGTTGCCCTGGAGATTGAAGATAAATACGAATTTCCGCGACATCCGATTATTGGTGCTCCAGGTGCTTACACCAAAGCAGAGTTACAGGAACTAACCCGTTACGCCCTAGAGCGGCACATTCAGATTGTTCCTAATATTCAGGCTCCGGCACACATGGCGCACGTTCTGAAACATAAAGAATTTGAGCATTTAAAGGCCGAACCTGAATCTAATTACCAGGCCTGCATGTGCGACGACGAAGCCATCAACCTGATTTTCGACATGTACCAGGATATGATTGATGCCACACCCGGTGTTGACTATTTTCTGGCTTCTACGGATGAAGTGTATTACGCCGGCATCTGCGCCAAATGTAAACGGCCTTACAATCCGGAAAACCGAAGTCTAGCGTGGGCCGAGTTTGCTGTAAAAGCCCATGACTGGCTGGCGAAACGTAATCGCCGGATGATTGCCTGGGTGGAATACCCCCTGCTTCCGCAGGATATTTCGCGCCTGCCTTCCGATATAATTAATGGCATAATGGGCGAAGACAAGGAATTTTTGGACAATCAGCGCAAAATAGGAATGCGGCAACTTGCCTACAGTTCCATCCAGGGGGGCGAGCCGCTTTTTTCGGATTATTCCAGGTATCCGGCATACGTAAGCACTGTACGTAATGGCATTAAAGCAGGCGCTAATCCCATCGGAAGTTTTGCTGCCGCCTGGGACGACAGCGGCTTGCACGAAGAAGTGTTTCATCTTGGTTGGGCCACTATTACGCAATATGCCTGGAACCCCTATGGGCCAGCATATGAACAAACCATGGCCGATTTTTTAGATGTGTTTTACGGAGCAAACAGTCCGGATATAGCCTCTGCCTACAAACTTCTGAATGAAGGCGCACAATTTTTTAGAAGAGGTTGGGATGAGGTAACCAGCACCGAGCGCCCTTCCAGTTACGGAAACAGCTTCGGCAAAGGAATTGGCACCGAACGAATGGACGATTTTCTCCGGCTTCCGGAGATTCCGCTAGATAAGAATTTAAAATCCAATACCAAATACACCACCGATCATAGCAAGATTATTGCGCAGGCAGAAGAATTAGAAGTAAAAAATGATGAGTTAATCAATAAGCTTGCCCGATACATGACACAGATTGACCGCAACCGTTATAGCCTGGAAGTTTATTTATCAATTGCTTACCTGGAGCGTTACTTTATTAAAACCGTACTTGCGTTTCGCGACGCCGAGCGCACCTTTGAGCGTGCCCAGGCCGCTTCGGCGGCCGGGAAACACGAAGAAGCTGTTGGGTTCCTGATAGAAGCCAGCAACAAGATAGGCGCTCTCGACAACTGGAGTAAGGGAATGTGGGAAAACGTTACGGAGGTATGGGAAAAAAGCCGGTATGAAAAAAATCCTGATATAAACGGACGTAAATTTGTGCATGTGCAGGACGATGTAAAAGATCATTTTGCGGACCGCCGGAAAGGCTTGGATTATATGATCGCTCCTTTCCAACGGACAAATCTGCCGGGCTGGCAGAATAAGCTGAACGAAAGAATAAAACAATATGCCGCTGCAAACAAAGTTCCGGTGAAAGGACTGGCTGAAAAACGCCTGGAAGACTAA
- a CDS encoding SIS domain-containing protein: MQHLGLDFRTLNEKGAFHTAKEIAQQPEIWLSVWEMIYKNSSAINKFLDKVLPKTKRIILTGAGTSAFIGRSLSGVFQRNTKIITDAISTTDLVSDPKDYLDPDTPLLMISFARSGNSPESIAAVVLADTLCNTCFHLIITCNSDGELARNGRADEERRHVITLPSEANDKSLAMTSSYTGMLLAGILISQMQNVEANKTTVDILSNYGRKIINDYSADFRMIAAKDFKRAVFLGSGPLQGTATESHLKLQELTDGRIICKDDSFLGFRHGPKAVVDNTTLVVYIFSSDSYVLKYEIDMVASMKKGNRPLLEIGIMEKHIPELNLDYTFCYSEDNQSLPKEFLSVCSVLPAQLLAFFKSFQLGLRPDSPSETGAISRVVEEFPIYELTDNHF, encoded by the coding sequence ATGCAACACCTCGGGCTGGATTTTCGGACTTTAAATGAAAAAGGTGCATTCCATACGGCAAAGGAAATAGCGCAGCAACCGGAGATCTGGTTAAGCGTTTGGGAGATGATTTATAAAAACAGCTCAGCAATTAACAAGTTTCTGGACAAAGTCTTACCAAAAACAAAGCGGATTATACTAACGGGCGCCGGCACCAGTGCATTCATAGGGCGTTCCTTGTCAGGCGTATTCCAGCGAAATACCAAAATTATAACAGATGCCATATCCACTACTGACTTAGTGTCTGACCCGAAAGATTATTTGGACCCAGATACGCCTTTACTGATGATTTCCTTTGCCCGATCAGGAAACAGTCCTGAAAGTATTGCCGCGGTTGTTCTGGCAGATACTCTTTGCAATACCTGCTTTCATTTAATCATTACCTGCAATAGCGATGGCGAGCTTGCCAGGAATGGCAGAGCTGATGAAGAGCGCAGACACGTGATAACTTTACCCAGTGAAGCGAATGACAAGAGCCTTGCCATGACCAGTAGTTATACGGGAATGTTACTGGCTGGCATTCTTATTTCGCAAATGCAAAACGTTGAGGCAAACAAAACTACGGTTGATATTTTGAGTAATTACGGCAGAAAAATTATCAATGATTACAGTGCAGATTTTCGCATGATCGCGGCAAAAGACTTTAAGCGCGCCGTTTTTCTTGGTTCCGGCCCTTTACAAGGTACAGCCACTGAATCGCACCTGAAACTTCAGGAGCTGACGGACGGCAGAATTATTTGTAAGGATGATTCCTTTCTTGGGTTCCGACATGGCCCGAAAGCGGTTGTTGATAATACCACATTGGTAGTATATATTTTTTCAAGCGATAGCTACGTTTTGAAATATGAAATCGACATGGTTGCCTCCATGAAAAAAGGAAACCGTCCGCTGCTGGAGATTGGAATTATGGAAAAGCATATCCCAGAACTTAATCTGGATTATACATTCTGTTATTCTGAAGATAACCAGAGCTTACCTAAAGAATTTCTGTCAGTATGCAGCGTTTTACCTGCTCAGTTACTCGCATTTTTTAAATCTTTTCAACTGGGACTCCGCCCGGATTCACCCTCGGAAACAGGTGCTATTTCCCGGGTCGTGGAAGAATTTCCTATTTATGAACTAACAGATAATCATTTCTAG
- a CDS encoding heparinase II/III domain-containing protein produces the protein MDTREMVALTPHATTILNSNIFTDPRGDVKISNLRPRLFVRADEDKTGVGLTISELRLRSEDSTYKDWINYTGGINGWESLPAMAMQYLLKGDKKIAQSVGEYIANTPYNFGEHTSAAAMVYNSAIAFDWVRMALPKEMASKICARLVEGAEHLKGGVVTPSINHNYTFVSMYGVAMAAMAIHGESDAYDQKAAEYLSLLNQLLLDDHMLFATLKAKQGTWGEGNHYTPFVVFYPMLMTLNGLSTATSRDYFSIIRENYDDFLVPMSKFIIANFRPDFTMERIGDVTTRVVPHKSFLRPFIDLMALKINDQTLQGQIHSFSKQLSVYYGADLVSDPYHWMMLVNYNAKIPDKPAYTTLPTAMRLGENSYEHIMFRSDWSENGTLITYLSGDHYTDHQHFDKGHFLIYKNGALVVDGGGYSKMYSDSWSNYSIRTLAHNNVLVYDPKEFPGKEVNKTEIHLDGGQRIIRGAQALTSWKEFNEKAGALGLHTASVLAFDADKGLNRYNYVKSNLTNAYGEKVTWMDRQLFYLPQADFLVVKDRVITPRPLDNYWLLHFEERPTIDGKIPEAGVKDYQNASIVHSQRTGTLSLEGQPVPYSGSLFVKTLTPNKRTISLIGGPGYEYYNRFSKKNFTPEKPFLQNRESGNWRMEVSPEKPRTGTAFLHAFQISDSSKKEMIATEYLRTQDGKLEGAFFRSEQNSYLVMFSSSLDAKGHEHQTVNFPLKYKVKAKTPVNHVLAELTPNRKVKVIINNKNKGTFQTSSAGVLYFNDESDGVRRIQILAD, from the coding sequence ATGGATACTCGGGAAATGGTTGCTCTCACTCCTCATGCTACAACAATCCTTAATAGTAACATTTTTACAGATCCTAGAGGTGATGTAAAAATATCTAATCTTCGGCCGCGTCTGTTCGTGAGGGCTGATGAGGACAAGACCGGGGTCGGACTTACTATTTCGGAATTGCGGTTGAGAAGCGAGGATTCAACCTACAAGGATTGGATTAATTACACCGGGGGAATTAACGGATGGGAAAGCTTGCCCGCAATGGCGATGCAGTATTTACTTAAAGGAGATAAAAAGATTGCGCAATCGGTAGGTGAATATATCGCCAACACTCCTTACAATTTTGGGGAGCATACCTCTGCTGCCGCCATGGTTTATAATAGCGCGATTGCGTTTGACTGGGTCAGGATGGCGTTGCCGAAGGAGATGGCATCAAAGATCTGTGCCCGGTTGGTCGAAGGGGCGGAACATCTCAAAGGTGGAGTAGTTACTCCCTCCATCAACCATAATTATACTTTTGTATCTATGTACGGGGTGGCAATGGCAGCGATGGCCATTCATGGGGAAAGCGATGCTTATGACCAGAAGGCAGCAGAATATCTTAGCCTATTAAACCAGCTGCTGTTGGATGATCACATGTTATTTGCAACATTAAAGGCCAAACAAGGAACTTGGGGGGAGGGCAATCATTATACACCATTTGTGGTGTTTTATCCGATGCTTATGACCTTGAACGGACTTAGCACTGCTACCAGCCGGGATTACTTTAGCATCATAAGAGAGAACTATGATGATTTTCTTGTCCCGATGTCAAAATTTATTATAGCCAACTTCCGGCCGGATTTTACCATGGAGCGGATTGGTGACGTAACTACGCGGGTCGTTCCTCACAAATCCTTCCTGCGCCCGTTTATAGATTTAATGGCTCTGAAGATCAACGATCAGACTCTACAAGGGCAGATACATTCCTTCTCTAAACAGTTGTCAGTCTATTACGGAGCCGATCTGGTGTCGGATCCGTACCATTGGATGATGCTGGTTAATTACAATGCTAAAATTCCTGATAAGCCGGCCTACACTACTTTACCAACTGCCATGCGCCTGGGAGAAAACTCTTATGAGCATATTATGTTTAGAAGCGATTGGAGCGAAAATGGTACTTTAATTACTTATTTAAGTGGTGATCATTATACCGACCATCAGCATTTCGATAAAGGGCATTTTCTTATTTACAAAAATGGCGCGTTAGTGGTGGATGGCGGTGGTTATTCCAAGATGTATAGTGATAGCTGGTCTAATTACTCTATCCGGACCTTGGCGCATAATAATGTTCTCGTTTATGATCCTAAGGAGTTTCCAGGCAAGGAAGTAAATAAAACCGAAATTCACCTCGATGGTGGGCAGCGAATAATCAGGGGAGCGCAAGCCCTTACAAGCTGGAAAGAATTTAATGAAAAGGCAGGTGCACTCGGGTTGCATACGGCGAGCGTACTGGCCTTTGATGCCGATAAGGGATTGAACCGTTATAATTATGTAAAAAGCAACTTAACAAACGCGTATGGCGAAAAGGTAACGTGGATGGACCGGCAATTATTTTATCTGCCACAAGCCGACTTTCTGGTGGTGAAAGACCGTGTAATCACACCCCGGCCGCTGGATAATTATTGGTTACTGCACTTTGAAGAACGACCTACCATCGACGGAAAAATACCGGAAGCAGGTGTAAAGGATTACCAGAATGCCTCCATAGTTCATTCGCAGCGCACCGGAACGTTATCTCTGGAAGGCCAGCCTGTGCCATATTCCGGTAGTTTGTTCGTTAAAACCTTAACGCCCAATAAAAGAACCATTTCTTTAATTGGAGGGCCGGGCTATGAATATTATAACCGTTTTTCAAAAAAGAATTTTACACCCGAAAAACCATTCCTCCAAAATCGGGAGTCGGGTAACTGGCGCATGGAAGTAAGCCCGGAAAAACCCAGAACCGGCACAGCTTTTTTGCATGCTTTCCAGATCTCGGATTCCAGTAAAAAAGAGATGATTGCCACCGAATACCTGCGGACCCAGGATGGCAAACTGGAAGGGGCGTTTTTCCGGTCAGAACAAAATTCTTATTTGGTAATGTTTAGCAGCAGCCTCGATGCCAAAGGCCATGAGCATCAAACAGTAAATTTTCCTCTGAAATATAAAGTAAAGGCAAAAACACCGGTAAATCATGTACTTGCTGAATTAACGCCAAATAGAAAAGTAAAGGTTATTATAAACAACAAAAACAAAGGCACTTTTCAAACTTCCTCAGCAGGCGTTTTATATTTTAACGATGAATCCGATGGGGTAAGAAGAATTCAGATATTGGCAGATTAA
- a CDS encoding carbohydrate kinase family protein — protein MVVVGELNVDLIANGLPKFPEVGKEIIANQFVTTLGSSSAIFANNLSAFGTKVTFTGKVGNDNYGDFIVASLQARRVDVSNIIRTGKQDTGVTIVLNYDEDRAMVTYQGAMAAFTLGDIPDSVLEQARHLHLSSIFLQEGLKKDIVSLFKKAKRLGLTTSLDPQWDPSEKWDIDWENLLGYVDIFMPNQAELKAITNTTTILAAVDALRSFFNILVVKNGREGAVVWTGSDSIHQPAFFNNSVVDSIGAGDSFNAGFIHAFLQGGGLKECMEFGALMGAINTTSSGGTMAFENMSRVKEIAKSSFDYTL, from the coding sequence GTGGTAGTCGTTGGCGAGCTGAATGTGGATCTAATTGCCAATGGACTCCCCAAATTTCCGGAGGTCGGAAAAGAAATTATTGCTAATCAATTCGTCACCACCCTGGGTAGTAGTTCCGCCATTTTCGCCAACAATCTGAGTGCCTTTGGAACGAAGGTAACCTTTACAGGTAAAGTTGGAAATGACAATTACGGGGATTTTATCGTTGCCTCTTTACAGGCGAGAAGGGTAGATGTAAGTAATATTATTCGGACCGGCAAACAAGATACCGGCGTTACCATAGTTCTTAATTATGATGAAGACCGGGCTATGGTAACGTACCAGGGAGCTATGGCAGCATTTACCTTAGGAGATATTCCGGATAGTGTATTAGAACAGGCCAGGCACCTCCACTTAAGTTCTATTTTTCTGCAAGAAGGGCTGAAAAAAGATATCGTGTCACTTTTTAAAAAAGCAAAGAGACTGGGGCTTACCACTTCCCTTGATCCGCAGTGGGATCCGTCGGAAAAATGGGATATCGATTGGGAAAACCTTTTAGGCTACGTTGATATTTTTATGCCAAACCAGGCCGAACTAAAGGCCATAACAAATACCACAACAATACTGGCAGCAGTTGATGCTCTCCGAAGTTTTTTCAATATACTAGTGGTGAAAAATGGAAGGGAAGGAGCGGTTGTTTGGACTGGAAGTGATTCCATTCATCAGCCGGCATTTTTTAACAACTCAGTCGTTGATAGTATCGGGGCAGGAGATAGTTTTAATGCGGGCTTTATTCATGCGTTTCTGCAGGGGGGAGGTTTAAAGGAATGTATGGAGTTTGGTGCCCTTATGGGAGCGATAAATACAACCAGTTCGGGGGGGACTATGGCATTTGAAAATATGAGCAGGGTAAAAGAAATCGCGAAGTCTTCTTTTGATTATACTCTGTAA